The following are from one region of the Nicotiana tabacum cultivar K326 chromosome 3, ASM71507v2, whole genome shotgun sequence genome:
- the LOC107777374 gene encoding lipid phosphate phosphatase 2 isoform X1, translated as MPSWDLRSVFFFKNFGGFSQSKNGSSQKPEAFAGFSQLFLPLIAHKKHQQARMRGTQLGSHTVRSHGMTVAMTHLHDWLILILLLAIVVILNAIHPFYRFIGKDMMTDLKYPLKSNTVPIWAVPVYAVLLPIVVFLLVYFRRKDVYDLHHAILGLLFSVLITAVITDAIKDAVGRPRPDFFWRCFPDGKEVYDKWGDVVCHGDKNVVKEGHKSFPSGHTSWSFSGLTFLSLYLSGKIQVFDRRGHVAKLCLVLLPLLLASLVAISRVDDYWHHWQDVFAGGLIGLVVAALCYLQFFPPPYHVQGWATYAYFRVLEESQRTSQAANTVNANVNNTHSAEVQVESQQNERNHHAFMGISLSGDSGPTVEDLESGRR; from the exons ATGCCGTCCTGGGATTTGAGAtctgttttctttttcaagaatttcgGAGGCTTTTCGCAGTCTAAG AACGGATCAAGTCAAAAGCCAGAAGCTTTTGCTGGATTTTCTCAACTATTTCTGCCGCTGATAGCACACAAGAAACACCAG CAGGCCAGAATGAGGGGTACCCAGCTTGGGTCACATACTGTGAGGTCTCACGGTATGACGGTGGCAATGACTCACTTGCATGACTGGCTGATCTTAATACTACTTTTGGCGATAGTTGTCATTCTGAATGCTATCCATCCGTTTTATCGGTTTATCGGAAAAGACATGATGACAGACCTCAAGTATCCTCTAAAAAGTAACACTGTACCTATTTGGGCTGTTCCA GTGTATGCTGTTCTGTTGCCTATAGTTGTTTTTCTGCTAGTTTATTTTCGGCGAAAAGATGTTTATGATCTTCATCATGCCATATTAG GGCTCTTGTTCTCTGTTCTGATAACAGCTGTTATCACAGACGCCATAAAAGATGCAGTTGGACGGCCTAGGCCAGACTTCTTCTGGCGCTGTTTCCCAGATGGAAAAGAA GTTTACGATAAATGGGGAGATGTTGTATGCCATGGCGATAAAAATGTCGTCAAGGAAGGGCATAAGAGTTTTCCCAGTGGGCATACCTCCT GGTCCTTTTCTGGTCTTACCTTTCTGTCACTTTATTTATCTGGCAAGATACAAGTCTTTGACCGTAGAGGACATGTTGCAAAACTGTGTCTTGTGTTACTTCCCCTTCTGCTTGCATCTTTGGTTGCCATTTCTCGGGTGGATGACTATTGGCACCACTGGCAGGATGTGTTTGCTGGAGGTCTAATCG GTCTTGTAGTTGCAGCATTATGCTATTTGCAGTTTTTCCCACCTCCATATCATGTTCAAG GCTGGGCAACTTACGCTTACTTCCGTGTGCTGGAGGAGTCCCAAAGAACTTCACAAGCTGCAAATACTGTAAATGCCAATGTAAATAATACACACAGTGCAGAGGTTCAAGTAGAAAGTCAACAGAATGAGAGAAACCACCACGCGTTTATGGGCATTTCTTTATCTGGGGATTCTGGTCCAACCGTGGAAGATCTAGAATCTGGGAGAAGGTAG
- the LOC107777374 gene encoding lipid phosphate phosphatase 2 isoform X3, whose product MPSWDLRSVFFFKNFGGFSQSKARMRGTQLGSHTVRSHGMTVAMTHLHDWLILILLLAIVVILNAIHPFYRFIGKDMMTDLKYPLKSNTVPIWAVPVYAVLLPIVVFLLVYFRRKDVYDLHHAILGLLFSVLITAVITDAIKDAVGRPRPDFFWRCFPDGKEVYDKWGDVVCHGDKNVVKEGHKSFPSGHTSWSFSGLTFLSLYLSGKIQVFDRRGHVAKLCLVLLPLLLASLVAISRVDDYWHHWQDVFAGGLIGLVVAALCYLQFFPPPYHVQGWATYAYFRVLEESQRTSQAANTVNANVNNTHSAEVQVESQQNERNHHAFMGISLSGDSGPTVEDLESGRR is encoded by the exons ATGCCGTCCTGGGATTTGAGAtctgttttctttttcaagaatttcgGAGGCTTTTCGCAGTCTAAG GCCAGAATGAGGGGTACCCAGCTTGGGTCACATACTGTGAGGTCTCACGGTATGACGGTGGCAATGACTCACTTGCATGACTGGCTGATCTTAATACTACTTTTGGCGATAGTTGTCATTCTGAATGCTATCCATCCGTTTTATCGGTTTATCGGAAAAGACATGATGACAGACCTCAAGTATCCTCTAAAAAGTAACACTGTACCTATTTGGGCTGTTCCA GTGTATGCTGTTCTGTTGCCTATAGTTGTTTTTCTGCTAGTTTATTTTCGGCGAAAAGATGTTTATGATCTTCATCATGCCATATTAG GGCTCTTGTTCTCTGTTCTGATAACAGCTGTTATCACAGACGCCATAAAAGATGCAGTTGGACGGCCTAGGCCAGACTTCTTCTGGCGCTGTTTCCCAGATGGAAAAGAA GTTTACGATAAATGGGGAGATGTTGTATGCCATGGCGATAAAAATGTCGTCAAGGAAGGGCATAAGAGTTTTCCCAGTGGGCATACCTCCT GGTCCTTTTCTGGTCTTACCTTTCTGTCACTTTATTTATCTGGCAAGATACAAGTCTTTGACCGTAGAGGACATGTTGCAAAACTGTGTCTTGTGTTACTTCCCCTTCTGCTTGCATCTTTGGTTGCCATTTCTCGGGTGGATGACTATTGGCACCACTGGCAGGATGTGTTTGCTGGAGGTCTAATCG GTCTTGTAGTTGCAGCATTATGCTATTTGCAGTTTTTCCCACCTCCATATCATGTTCAAG GCTGGGCAACTTACGCTTACTTCCGTGTGCTGGAGGAGTCCCAAAGAACTTCACAAGCTGCAAATACTGTAAATGCCAATGTAAATAATACACACAGTGCAGAGGTTCAAGTAGAAAGTCAACAGAATGAGAGAAACCACCACGCGTTTATGGGCATTTCTTTATCTGGGGATTCTGGTCCAACCGTGGAAGATCTAGAATCTGGGAGAAGGTAG
- the LOC107777374 gene encoding lipid phosphate phosphatase 2 isoform X2, producing MPSWDLRSVFFFKNFGGFSQSKNGSSQKPEAFAGFSQLFLPLIAHKKHQARMRGTQLGSHTVRSHGMTVAMTHLHDWLILILLLAIVVILNAIHPFYRFIGKDMMTDLKYPLKSNTVPIWAVPVYAVLLPIVVFLLVYFRRKDVYDLHHAILGLLFSVLITAVITDAIKDAVGRPRPDFFWRCFPDGKEVYDKWGDVVCHGDKNVVKEGHKSFPSGHTSWSFSGLTFLSLYLSGKIQVFDRRGHVAKLCLVLLPLLLASLVAISRVDDYWHHWQDVFAGGLIGLVVAALCYLQFFPPPYHVQGWATYAYFRVLEESQRTSQAANTVNANVNNTHSAEVQVESQQNERNHHAFMGISLSGDSGPTVEDLESGRR from the exons ATGCCGTCCTGGGATTTGAGAtctgttttctttttcaagaatttcgGAGGCTTTTCGCAGTCTAAG AACGGATCAAGTCAAAAGCCAGAAGCTTTTGCTGGATTTTCTCAACTATTTCTGCCGCTGATAGCACACAAGAAACACCAG GCCAGAATGAGGGGTACCCAGCTTGGGTCACATACTGTGAGGTCTCACGGTATGACGGTGGCAATGACTCACTTGCATGACTGGCTGATCTTAATACTACTTTTGGCGATAGTTGTCATTCTGAATGCTATCCATCCGTTTTATCGGTTTATCGGAAAAGACATGATGACAGACCTCAAGTATCCTCTAAAAAGTAACACTGTACCTATTTGGGCTGTTCCA GTGTATGCTGTTCTGTTGCCTATAGTTGTTTTTCTGCTAGTTTATTTTCGGCGAAAAGATGTTTATGATCTTCATCATGCCATATTAG GGCTCTTGTTCTCTGTTCTGATAACAGCTGTTATCACAGACGCCATAAAAGATGCAGTTGGACGGCCTAGGCCAGACTTCTTCTGGCGCTGTTTCCCAGATGGAAAAGAA GTTTACGATAAATGGGGAGATGTTGTATGCCATGGCGATAAAAATGTCGTCAAGGAAGGGCATAAGAGTTTTCCCAGTGGGCATACCTCCT GGTCCTTTTCTGGTCTTACCTTTCTGTCACTTTATTTATCTGGCAAGATACAAGTCTTTGACCGTAGAGGACATGTTGCAAAACTGTGTCTTGTGTTACTTCCCCTTCTGCTTGCATCTTTGGTTGCCATTTCTCGGGTGGATGACTATTGGCACCACTGGCAGGATGTGTTTGCTGGAGGTCTAATCG GTCTTGTAGTTGCAGCATTATGCTATTTGCAGTTTTTCCCACCTCCATATCATGTTCAAG GCTGGGCAACTTACGCTTACTTCCGTGTGCTGGAGGAGTCCCAAAGAACTTCACAAGCTGCAAATACTGTAAATGCCAATGTAAATAATACACACAGTGCAGAGGTTCAAGTAGAAAGTCAACAGAATGAGAGAAACCACCACGCGTTTATGGGCATTTCTTTATCTGGGGATTCTGGTCCAACCGTGGAAGATCTAGAATCTGGGAGAAGGTAG
- the LOC107777374 gene encoding putative lipid phosphate phosphatase 3, chloroplastic isoform X4: MRGTQLGSHTVRSHGMTVAMTHLHDWLILILLLAIVVILNAIHPFYRFIGKDMMTDLKYPLKSNTVPIWAVPVYAVLLPIVVFLLVYFRRKDVYDLHHAILGLLFSVLITAVITDAIKDAVGRPRPDFFWRCFPDGKEVYDKWGDVVCHGDKNVVKEGHKSFPSGHTSWSFSGLTFLSLYLSGKIQVFDRRGHVAKLCLVLLPLLLASLVAISRVDDYWHHWQDVFAGGLIGLVVAALCYLQFFPPPYHVQGWATYAYFRVLEESQRTSQAANTVNANVNNTHSAEVQVESQQNERNHHAFMGISLSGDSGPTVEDLESGRR, translated from the exons ATGAGGGGTACCCAGCTTGGGTCACATACTGTGAGGTCTCACGGTATGACGGTGGCAATGACTCACTTGCATGACTGGCTGATCTTAATACTACTTTTGGCGATAGTTGTCATTCTGAATGCTATCCATCCGTTTTATCGGTTTATCGGAAAAGACATGATGACAGACCTCAAGTATCCTCTAAAAAGTAACACTGTACCTATTTGGGCTGTTCCA GTGTATGCTGTTCTGTTGCCTATAGTTGTTTTTCTGCTAGTTTATTTTCGGCGAAAAGATGTTTATGATCTTCATCATGCCATATTAG GGCTCTTGTTCTCTGTTCTGATAACAGCTGTTATCACAGACGCCATAAAAGATGCAGTTGGACGGCCTAGGCCAGACTTCTTCTGGCGCTGTTTCCCAGATGGAAAAGAA GTTTACGATAAATGGGGAGATGTTGTATGCCATGGCGATAAAAATGTCGTCAAGGAAGGGCATAAGAGTTTTCCCAGTGGGCATACCTCCT GGTCCTTTTCTGGTCTTACCTTTCTGTCACTTTATTTATCTGGCAAGATACAAGTCTTTGACCGTAGAGGACATGTTGCAAAACTGTGTCTTGTGTTACTTCCCCTTCTGCTTGCATCTTTGGTTGCCATTTCTCGGGTGGATGACTATTGGCACCACTGGCAGGATGTGTTTGCTGGAGGTCTAATCG GTCTTGTAGTTGCAGCATTATGCTATTTGCAGTTTTTCCCACCTCCATATCATGTTCAAG GCTGGGCAACTTACGCTTACTTCCGTGTGCTGGAGGAGTCCCAAAGAACTTCACAAGCTGCAAATACTGTAAATGCCAATGTAAATAATACACACAGTGCAGAGGTTCAAGTAGAAAGTCAACAGAATGAGAGAAACCACCACGCGTTTATGGGCATTTCTTTATCTGGGGATTCTGGTCCAACCGTGGAAGATCTAGAATCTGGGAGAAGGTAG